The Miltoncostaea oceani genome includes a region encoding these proteins:
- a CDS encoding SCO6880 family protein, with protein sequence MEREPARYRFGPLEAGGAIGGLTWGQVACIAGGLLGLVLSLNVAPGATGAILGLVLAGGGAAASLASLGGRPPVAWAAIASDYATRRLTGRLRHRSAAPQRGWPAAGVDLPESLRGVRILAVPLTGGEVGVVRDGPTWTAVVAVEPGAFALLDLSDKERRVARWGSVLAGFATPASPVSRIQWIERTAAEPPDALGRHLREGLGLDPSDPAVHSYLDLISTAGPPARRHETFLCLQVDGRRAGRAVRRAGGGDAGGCAVLLRELSGLAERLRGAEVPVRGLLSPGQVARAIRLGFDPDARAALDEQAADGPEPAGVAPATAGPMAAEEGWRAYRTDGAIHATYWISEWPRVDVGADFLMPLVLTTTAWRTIAVTIEALDPARAIRQAENARTSATSDEELRGRLGFSATARRRRRQEAVLDEEDETAAGHAGCRFSGYVTISARSAEDLEGAIADVEHQAQGSRLELRPMWGEQAVSFTYTLPLCRGLR encoded by the coding sequence ATGGAGCGTGAGCCCGCCCGCTATCGCTTCGGGCCGCTCGAGGCCGGGGGTGCGATCGGCGGACTCACCTGGGGCCAGGTCGCTTGCATCGCCGGCGGCCTGCTCGGCCTGGTGCTCTCGCTCAACGTCGCTCCCGGGGCGACGGGTGCCATCCTCGGCCTCGTGCTCGCCGGCGGCGGCGCGGCGGCCAGCCTCGCCTCGCTCGGCGGCCGTCCCCCCGTCGCATGGGCCGCGATCGCCTCGGACTACGCCACCCGGCGCCTGACGGGGCGCCTGCGCCACCGTTCGGCCGCGCCACAGCGCGGGTGGCCCGCAGCGGGAGTAGACCTGCCCGAGAGCCTCCGCGGCGTGCGGATCCTCGCGGTCCCGCTGACGGGCGGAGAGGTCGGGGTGGTGCGCGACGGGCCGACCTGGACGGCGGTCGTCGCTGTCGAACCCGGGGCCTTCGCGCTTCTCGACCTCTCCGACAAGGAGCGGCGCGTCGCGCGCTGGGGGTCGGTGCTCGCCGGCTTCGCGACGCCCGCGAGCCCGGTCTCGCGCATCCAGTGGATCGAGCGCACCGCCGCCGAACCGCCGGACGCGCTCGGCCGCCATCTGCGCGAAGGCCTCGGCCTCGACCCCTCCGATCCGGCGGTCCACTCCTACCTCGACCTGATCTCCACGGCCGGCCCGCCGGCACGCCGGCACGAGACCTTCCTCTGCCTGCAGGTCGACGGACGGCGTGCAGGGCGAGCGGTCCGCCGGGCGGGTGGCGGCGACGCCGGAGGCTGCGCGGTCCTACTTCGCGAGCTCTCGGGGCTCGCCGAGCGCCTTCGCGGCGCCGAGGTGCCGGTGCGCGGCCTGCTGTCGCCCGGTCAGGTGGCGCGCGCCATCCGCCTGGGCTTCGACCCCGACGCGCGGGCGGCCCTCGATGAGCAGGCAGCCGACGGCCCGGAGCCGGCGGGCGTCGCACCGGCGACCGCCGGGCCGATGGCCGCCGAGGAGGGGTGGCGCGCCTATCGCACCGACGGGGCGATCCACGCCACCTACTGGATCTCGGAGTGGCCGCGGGTCGACGTTGGCGCGGACTTCCTGATGCCGCTGGTGTTGACGACGACCGCATGGCGCACGATCGCGGTCACGATCGAGGCGCTCGATCCAGCCCGCGCGATCCGCCAGGCCGAGAACGCGCGCACCAGCGCCACCTCCGACGAGGAACTGCGCGGGCGCCTCGGCTTCTCGGCCACGGCGCGCCGGCGCCGGCGCCAGGAGGCGGTCCTCGACGAGGAGGACGAGACGGCGGCCGGGCACGCCGGCTGTCGCTTCTCGGGCTACGTGACGATCTCGGCGCGCTCGGCCGAGGACCTCGAGGGCGCCATCGCCGACGTCGAGCACCAGGCCCAGGGCTCGCGCCTGGAGCTACGGCCGATGTGGGGCGAGCAGGCGGTCAGCTTCACCTACACCCTGCCGCTCTGTCGGGGGCTTCGGTGA
- a CDS encoding type IV secretion system protein — MRRVGVAILVATLAAFVLLAPQPQRAEATPTPCDVPLIDHGCSAVGEVVGAVAGAGADAAGQAILGSLTGWVGDGASWLLEQVAKAIDDTTRVDLGASWFAEHYGFMFGVGAILLLPLLLLSVVQALLRQDAGLLVRAALLHLPAAMLLTGLAVAVTQTALAVTDALSAELTAGISEDTGSLAQGLSAVSLPGSGIPLFASFVLALFIAIAAVFVWIELVLRAAAIYIAVMFLPLFLAAMIWPATSGWIRRLVQLLAAAVLSKLVIVATLSLGLSAFASGDSPSAILAGAGMFMLAAFSPFVLFSLLPLVADAAQPQRESRQALAGATGASLAWNVARTRMAFGAGHGAGRAIGSASAGGPRGVGPGGGAGGGGMTLAAPRHPGPGGGAGAGPGASGRPGLSAATTSAAAGAGSPRPQAAGHAPSGADEGSAPGAPARRRPRTPPPIIPARPVRGGHGA, encoded by the coding sequence ATGAGGCGTGTCGGCGTCGCGATCCTCGTCGCCACCCTCGCCGCGTTCGTGCTCCTGGCACCGCAGCCCCAGCGCGCCGAGGCGACCCCCACACCCTGCGACGTGCCCCTCATCGATCATGGCTGCAGCGCCGTCGGCGAGGTGGTCGGCGCCGTCGCCGGAGCGGGAGCCGACGCCGCCGGCCAGGCGATCCTCGGCAGCCTCACCGGCTGGGTCGGCGACGGGGCCTCGTGGCTCCTGGAGCAGGTCGCGAAGGCGATCGATGACACGACGCGCGTCGACCTCGGCGCGTCCTGGTTCGCCGAGCACTACGGCTTCATGTTCGGGGTGGGAGCGATTCTGCTGCTGCCACTCCTCTTACTGAGTGTGGTTCAAGCGCTCCTCCGCCAGGACGCCGGGCTCCTCGTGCGCGCGGCGCTCCTTCATCTGCCAGCGGCGATGCTGCTCACGGGCCTGGCGGTGGCGGTCACCCAGACGGCCCTCGCGGTCACGGACGCACTCTCGGCCGAGCTCACCGCCGGAATCTCGGAGGACACCGGCTCGCTCGCCCAGGGGCTTTCGGCCGTGAGCCTGCCGGGCTCGGGCATCCCGCTCTTCGCCTCCTTCGTGCTCGCCCTTTTCATAGCGATCGCCGCCGTCTTCGTCTGGATCGAGCTCGTCCTACGGGCGGCGGCCATCTACATCGCCGTGATGTTCCTGCCGCTCTTTCTCGCGGCGATGATCTGGCCGGCGACCTCGGGCTGGATCCGGCGCCTGGTGCAGCTCCTGGCGGCGGCGGTGCTCTCGAAGCTCGTGATCGTCGCGACCCTGTCGCTCGGGCTGTCGGCCTTCGCCTCCGGGGATTCGCCGAGCGCGATCCTGGCGGGGGCGGGCATGTTCATGCTCGCGGCCTTCTCGCCCTTCGTCCTCTTCTCGCTCCTTCCACTGGTCGCCGACGCCGCCCAGCCCCAGCGCGAGTCGCGCCAGGCCCTGGCGGGCGCCACCGGGGCGTCGCTCGCCTGGAACGTGGCCCGCACGCGGATGGCCTTCGGGGCCGGCCACGGCGCCGGCCGGGCGATCGGCTCTGCGAGCGCCGGCGGCCCGCGCGGGGTCGGCCCGGGTGGCGGGGCGGGCGGAGGAGGCATGACACTCGCTGCCCCGCGGCATCCGGGACCCGGTGGCGGAGCGGGCGCCGGCCCGGGCGCCTCGGGGCGACCCGGACTGTCGGCAGCGACGACGAGCGCGGCTGCGGGAGCCGGCTCCCCGCGCCCGCAGGCCGCCGGGCACGCACCTTCTGGAGCAGACGAGGGTTCTGCCCCCGGCGCGCCCGCCCGGCGACGTCCGCGCACGCCGCCGCCGATCATTCCCGCGCGGCCCGTCCGGGGCGGCCATGGAGCGTGA
- a CDS encoding DUF6112 family protein, whose protein sequence is MVKGLVLQVSATPDPAGLPGQDKLQGLVNGLYSWSLILVLAALVVAAIAWAWGSHSNHHGAASAGRRGVLLGFGAALLVGMAPQLVNFFYNVGRQ, encoded by the coding sequence GTGGTCAAGGGTCTGGTCCTCCAGGTTTCCGCGACCCCCGATCCGGCTGGCCTGCCAGGTCAGGACAAGCTGCAGGGGCTCGTCAACGGGCTCTACAGTTGGTCGCTGATCTTGGTGCTAGCCGCACTGGTCGTCGCGGCGATTGCCTGGGCTTGGGGCAGCCACTCGAACCATCACGGCGCGGCCTCGGCCGGGCGACGCGGGGTGCTCCTCGGCTTCGGCGCTGCGCTGTTGGTGGGGATGGCGCCGCAGCTCGTCAACTTCTTTTACAACGTGGGACGTCAGTAG